In Streptomyces sp. NBC_01381, a genomic segment contains:
- a CDS encoding type II secretion system F family protein, with translation MLAGRDRALRRARVVLGCGSAVPDGSAWWRAVAAASGRVRHEWWCLAGGAVAALLGESVVPLVMGAGGVPLIRRVRRARDARIAGERRAAEVIALCGTLAGEVRAGRQPGEALKVAVGGPDVDAGGGAGLGEARAAVLAAARFGGDVPGALEAAAREPGAQGLLGLAACWRVAVDRGAGLAAGLERLEGALRSERDQRADLRAQLAGARSTAVMLAGLPVLGLLMGSALGAAPLRVLLHTGAGLGCLVVGGALEGAGVWWALRIVRGAEER, from the coding sequence ATGTTGGCCGGGCGCGATCGGGCGCTGCGGCGGGCGAGGGTGGTGCTCGGTTGCGGTTCCGCGGTGCCGGACGGTTCGGCGTGGTGGCGGGCGGTGGCCGCGGCGAGCGGGCGGGTGCGGCACGAGTGGTGGTGCCTGGCGGGCGGGGCGGTGGCCGCGCTCCTGGGGGAGTCCGTGGTGCCGCTGGTCATGGGCGCCGGGGGAGTGCCGCTGATACGGCGGGTGCGGCGGGCCCGGGACGCGCGGATCGCGGGGGAGCGGCGGGCCGCCGAGGTGATCGCGCTGTGCGGAACGCTCGCGGGCGAGGTGCGGGCGGGACGGCAGCCGGGCGAGGCGTTGAAGGTCGCGGTCGGTGGTCCGGATGTCGATGCCGGGGGCGGCGCCGGGCTGGGGGAGGCGCGGGCCGCGGTGCTCGCGGCGGCGCGGTTCGGCGGTGACGTGCCGGGGGCGCTCGAGGCGGCGGCGCGGGAGCCGGGGGCGCAGGGGCTGCTGGGGCTCGCGGCGTGCTGGCGGGTGGCGGTGGACCGAGGCGCCGGGCTCGCGGCGGGGCTCGAACGGCTGGAGGGCGCGCTGCGGTCGGAGCGCGACCAACGTGCCGATCTGCGAGCCCAGTTGGCGGGAGCCCGGTCCACGGCGGTGATGCTCGCCGGGTTGCCGGTGCTCGGGCTGCTCATGGGCAGCGCACTCGGCGCGGCACCACTGCGGGTGCTGCTGCACACGGGGGCGGGGCTCGGGTGCCTGGTGGTGGGCGGGGCGCTGGAGGGCGCGGGCGTGTGGTGGGCGCTGCGGATCGTACGAGGGGCGGAGGAGCGATGA
- the ssd gene encoding septum site-determining protein Ssd, with protein MAGVITDDRPPQSDGRQSGPLIVTEDVDLLDDLLRLCAAAGARPEVQHGVPERRGGWDAAPLVLVGDDAVDRVRGAARRRGVVLVGRDQDDSGVWQRAVEIGADHVLVLPDGERWLVDRIADVAEGVGRPALTVGVIGGSGGAGASTLACALAVTAARAGRRTMLVDADPLGGGLDVLLGGESADGLRWPAFAQSRGRVGGGALEESLPELHSLRVLSWDRGDAVVIPPDAMRAVIAAARRRGGVVVVDLPRRVDEGVAEALAQVDLGLLVVPAELRAVAGARRVASAVGMVLRDLRVVVGGGAGGPAGAGGFGGLGCFDAEEVARLIGLPLVGELPREAGLLAAQAGGMPPGGVARGPLARFCTAFWERVPVDATGGGS; from the coding sequence GTGGCTGGAGTGATTACGGACGACAGGCCGCCGCAGTCCGACGGACGGCAGAGCGGACCGCTGATCGTCACGGAAGATGTGGACCTGCTGGACGACCTGCTGCGGCTGTGCGCCGCGGCGGGCGCGCGACCCGAGGTGCAGCACGGGGTGCCGGAGCGCAGAGGCGGCTGGGACGCCGCCCCGCTCGTGCTGGTCGGGGACGACGCGGTGGACCGGGTGCGGGGGGCCGCGCGCAGGCGCGGGGTCGTGCTGGTCGGCAGGGATCAGGACGATTCCGGGGTCTGGCAGCGCGCGGTGGAGATCGGCGCCGACCATGTCCTCGTCCTGCCCGACGGCGAGCGCTGGCTGGTGGACCGCATCGCCGACGTGGCCGAGGGCGTGGGGCGGCCCGCGCTCACCGTGGGGGTGATCGGCGGGAGCGGTGGCGCCGGCGCGTCGACACTGGCCTGTGCGCTGGCGGTCACGGCGGCCCGCGCGGGGCGGCGCACGATGCTCGTCGACGCCGACCCGCTCGGCGGCGGGCTCGACGTGCTCCTGGGCGGCGAATCGGCCGACGGGCTGCGCTGGCCCGCCTTCGCCCAGTCCAGGGGACGCGTCGGCGGTGGCGCCCTCGAAGAGTCGCTGCCCGAGCTGCACTCGCTGCGCGTCCTCAGCTGGGACCGGGGCGATGCGGTGGTCATTCCGCCGGATGCCATGAGGGCGGTGATCGCGGCGGCCCGCCGGCGGGGCGGGGTGGTGGTCGTGGACCTGCCGCGCCGGGTGGACGAAGGAGTGGCCGAGGCACTGGCCCAGGTGGACCTGGGGCTCCTGGTGGTCCCGGCGGAGCTGCGCGCGGTGGCAGGGGCGCGACGGGTCGCGTCGGCGGTGGGGATGGTGCTGCGGGACCTGAGAGTGGTGGTCGGCGGTGGCGCCGGTGGTCCGGCGGGTGCGGGCGGCTTCGGCGGCCTCGGCTGCTTCGACGCGGAAGAGGTCGCCAGGCTGATCGGTCTGCCACTGGTGGGTGAACTTCCCAGAGAGGCCGGACTGTTGGCGGCGCAGGCCGGGGGCATGCCACCAGGAGGCGTCGCACGGGGGCCGCTCGCGCGCTTCTGTACGGCCTTCTGGGAGCGGGTCCCCGTCGACGCCACCGGAGGCGGCTCATGA
- a CDS encoding TadE family type IV pilus minor pilin: MSSSESSERAPGGRKLRRPLRVRDRDRDAGFVTAEAAVVLPTLVLFTMALVWALLTASAQIQCVDAARAGARAMARQDPESAAVAAARQAAPRGASVAVRRDGDLVRVAVVANSPGPEALGLGLRLRSEAVALAEETVGVGT, translated from the coding sequence ATGTCCAGTTCTGAGAGTTCTGAGAGGGCTCCGGGTGGGCGGAAGTTGCGGCGCCCGCTTCGGGTGCGGGATCGGGACCGAGACGCGGGGTTCGTGACCGCTGAGGCTGCCGTGGTGCTGCCGACGCTGGTGCTGTTCACGATGGCGCTGGTCTGGGCGCTGCTGACCGCCTCCGCGCAGATCCAGTGCGTGGACGCGGCGCGGGCCGGGGCTCGCGCGATGGCCCGGCAGGACCCCGAGAGCGCGGCCGTGGCGGCGGCACGCCAGGCGGCGCCGCGCGGTGCGTCGGTGGCGGTGCGACGGGACGGCGACCTGGTCCGCGTGGCGGTCGTGGCCAACTCGCCGGGGCCGGAAGCGCTGGGGCTCGGGTTGCGGCTGCGCTCGGAGGCGGTGGCGTTGGCGGAGGAGACGGTGGGGGTGGGGACGTGA
- a CDS encoding DUF4244 domain-containing protein, giving the protein MGVEMRGQVCARVLRRGVRAVRGDSGMVTSEYAMGLIAAVGFAGLLYKVVTSGQVRAALQAVVEKALDVQF; this is encoded by the coding sequence ATGGGGGTTGAGATGCGGGGACAGGTGTGTGCGCGGGTGCTGCGACGCGGGGTGCGTGCGGTGCGTGGGGACTCGGGGATGGTCACTTCGGAGTACGCGATGGGGTTGATCGCGGCGGTGGGGTTCGCCGGGCTGCTTTACAAGGTGGTGACGAGCGGGCAGGTCAGGGCGGCGCTGCAGGCGGTCGTGGAGAAGGCCCTCGATGTCCAGTTCTGA
- a CDS encoding ATP-binding protein yields the protein MKIAFVGKGGSGKTTLSSLFVRHLAATGAPVLAVDADINQHLGPALGLDDTVAAELPAMGARLPLIKDYLRGSNPRIASAETMIKTTPPGEGSRLLRVREDNPVYDACARTVELDDAAVRLMVTGPFTEADLGVACYHSKTGAVELCLNHLVDGRDEYAVVDMTAGSDSFASGMFTRFDMTFLVAEPTRKGVSVYRQYKEYARDFGVALRVVGNKVQSQDDIDFLREQVGDDLLVTVGHSDWVRAMEKGRPPRFERLEATNRLALQALQSAADASYERRDWERYTRQMVHFHLKNAQSWGNERTGADLAGQVDPDFVLRERLAATA from the coding sequence ATGAAGATCGCTTTCGTAGGGAAGGGCGGCAGCGGCAAGACCACGCTGTCCTCGCTCTTCGTCCGCCACCTCGCCGCCACCGGAGCACCGGTCCTCGCGGTGGACGCCGACATCAACCAGCACCTGGGCCCCGCGCTCGGCCTCGACGACACCGTCGCCGCCGAACTGCCCGCCATGGGGGCGCGCCTTCCGCTCATCAAGGACTATCTGCGCGGCTCCAACCCTCGGATCGCCTCCGCCGAGACAATGATCAAGACCACGCCTCCCGGCGAGGGCTCGCGGCTGCTTCGGGTGCGCGAGGACAACCCGGTGTACGACGCGTGCGCGCGGACGGTGGAACTCGACGACGCCGCCGTGCGTTTGATGGTCACAGGGCCGTTCACCGAAGCCGACCTCGGTGTCGCCTGCTACCACTCCAAGACGGGGGCGGTGGAGCTGTGTCTGAACCACCTGGTCGACGGGCGCGACGAGTACGCGGTCGTCGACATGACCGCCGGTTCGGACTCCTTCGCCTCCGGCATGTTCACCCGCTTCGACATGACGTTCCTGGTGGCCGAGCCGACCCGGAAGGGCGTCTCGGTCTATCGCCAGTACAAGGAATACGCACGGGACTTCGGGGTCGCACTCCGGGTCGTCGGCAACAAGGTGCAGAGCCAGGACGACATCGACTTCCTGCGTGAGCAGGTGGGCGACGACCTCCTGGTGACGGTCGGGCACTCGGACTGGGTCCGTGCCATGGAGAAGGGCAGGCCGCCCCGGTTCGAGCGCCTGGAGGCGACCAACCGCCTTGCCCTGCAAGCACTTCAGTCCGCCGCCGACGCCTCGTACGAGCGCCGGGACTGGGAGCGCTACACGCGCCAGATGGTGCACTTCCACCTGAAGAACGCACAGAGCTGGGGCAACGAACGAACGGGCGCCGACCTGGCGGGCCAGGTCGACCCCGACTTCGTGCTGCGCGAGCGGCTGGCCGCTACGGCCTGA
- a CDS encoding type II secretion system F family protein — protein sequence MNVVVHRLGVTVWGAVAVLWLASAVLAARRERAVRCRTGAVLGVPSSSGPARTWPWRQEALRRWLVAAGAVSAGWVLVGGVPGALLGLGAGYGVLRWWRGRGDAVPEFDAAEASRQLPLAADLLAACVAAGAGPVVAAQAVGEALKGPVGERLARGAAEVRLGGEPADAWRMLAAIPGAGALAGLLERAGESGAPAAEPVARLAADCRAERGRTAMAAARRAGVLMTAPVGLCFLPAFIAVGVLPVVIGLAEGLLRG from the coding sequence ATGAACGTGGTTGTCCACAGGCTGGGGGTGACCGTGTGGGGAGCAGTGGCTGTCCTGTGGCTGGCGTCGGCGGTGCTGGCGGCGCGACGGGAGCGGGCGGTGCGGTGCCGGACGGGGGCGGTGCTGGGGGTGCCTTCCTCCAGTGGTCCGGCGCGGACTTGGCCCTGGCGGCAGGAAGCGCTGCGGAGATGGCTCGTGGCGGCCGGTGCGGTGAGTGCCGGGTGGGTGCTGGTCGGAGGGGTTCCGGGGGCCCTGCTGGGGTTGGGCGCGGGATACGGGGTGTTGCGGTGGTGGCGCGGGCGGGGTGATGCCGTCCCGGAGTTCGACGCCGCGGAGGCCTCTCGGCAACTGCCGTTGGCGGCAGATCTGTTGGCGGCCTGTGTCGCGGCGGGCGCGGGGCCCGTGGTGGCCGCGCAAGCCGTGGGGGAGGCGCTGAAGGGGCCGGTCGGTGAGCGTCTGGCACGCGGGGCGGCGGAGGTGCGTCTCGGGGGCGAACCAGCCGATGCCTGGCGGATGTTGGCCGCGATACCGGGCGCGGGGGCGCTGGCCGGTCTGCTGGAACGGGCGGGTGAGTCAGGGGCTCCGGCGGCGGAACCGGTGGCGCGCCTTGCCGCGGACTGCCGGGCGGAACGGGGGCGTACGGCGATGGCGGCGGCGCGCAGAGCGGGCGTGCTGATGACGGCGCCGGTGGGGCTGTGCTTCCTGCCCGCGTTCATCGCGGTGGGGGTGCTGCCGGTGGTGATCGGCCTTGCGGAGGGCCTGCTGAGGGGCTGA
- a CDS encoding Fic family protein codes for MSTTADPLAALGALPGVSDSVDSVRKAVDRVYGHRIMRRRSNEVTSEAALRGARGSAALSGAEWALEEVRRRSDFSGDDEARTVGAALRLTAEAGQLLSIWRQSPLRVLARLHLVAAAEADESAGRPRLAGEPVDEPLVELNVPDAEEVAGRLEGLSQLIIAGSSAPALVTAAVVHGELLSLRPFGSHNGLVARAAERIVLVGSGLDPKSICPAEAGHAEQGRAAYVAALDGYASGTPEGMAAWIAHCGRAVVLGVRESTAVCEALQRGAA; via the coding sequence ATGAGTACGACAGCTGATCCGCTCGCCGCTCTGGGCGCGCTGCCGGGAGTGAGCGACTCCGTGGACTCCGTGCGCAAGGCCGTGGACCGGGTCTACGGCCACCGGATCATGCGGCGCCGCAGCAACGAGGTCACGTCCGAGGCGGCCCTGCGCGGCGCGCGCGGCTCCGCGGCGCTCTCCGGCGCCGAGTGGGCGCTCGAAGAGGTCCGCCGGCGCAGCGACTTCAGCGGCGACGACGAGGCGCGCACGGTCGGCGCGGCCCTGCGGCTGACCGCGGAGGCGGGCCAACTCCTGTCCATCTGGCGGCAGTCGCCGCTGCGGGTCCTGGCCCGGCTGCACCTGGTCGCGGCGGCGGAGGCCGATGAGTCGGCGGGGCGGCCGCGCCTCGCGGGCGAGCCGGTCGACGAGCCCCTGGTCGAACTGAACGTGCCGGACGCCGAGGAAGTGGCGGGGCGCCTGGAAGGGCTCTCGCAGCTGATCATCGCGGGAAGTTCCGCACCAGCCCTCGTGACGGCGGCCGTGGTGCACGGGGAGCTGCTCAGCCTGCGGCCCTTCGGCTCGCACAACGGCCTGGTCGCGCGCGCGGCCGAGCGCATCGTCCTGGTGGGCAGCGGCCTGGACCCGAAGTCCATCTGCCCGGCCGAGGCGGGGCACGCGGAACAGGGCCGGGCGGCGTACGTGGCGGCGCTCGACGGCTATGCGTCCGGTACCCCGGAGGGGATGGCCGCCTGGATCGCCCACTGTGGGCGTGCGGTCGTGCTGGGAGTCAGGGAGTCGACGGCGGTCTGCGAGGCGCTGCAGCGCGGTGCGGCGTAA
- a CDS encoding bifunctional SulP family inorganic anion transporter/carbonic anhydrase has product MTAFVPAHATDSTHASHDHEPHGPPSGKNSRFRRFRISGADLSASIAVFLIALPLSLGIALATGAPLQAGLVAAAVGGLVAGRLGGSPLQVSGPAAGLTVVTADLIQRYGWRTTCAITVLAGCAQLGLGCLRVARSALAVSPAIVHGMLAGIGVAIAVAQLHIVLGGTPQSSVPDNLRALPAQLADLHLADLSISLLTLAILLAWPRIPGRPGRVLRVVPAPLVAVAGATVCACVAGLSLAKVDLPSWRSHALAGLPEGPVLGIVAAVLTVTLVCGVQSLLGAVAVDKLTSRRAAGQSRVGRSDLDRELLGQGAANVVSGALGGLPVAGVAVRSVANVRAGAVSRNSTMLHGVWVVVAALLLVPALELIPLAALAALVMAVGIQMVSLNHIRTITRHREILVYAITTLGVVFLGVLEGVALGVAVAVTVALHRLARTRITHAEEDDVHHVRVRGQLTFLAVPRLSRALHLVPQGAATIVELDGSFMDHAAYEALQCWQEAHTAQGGRVEVTGRAGTRIAEPASTSHSCCRPWTAWRNHHCDRPEETPGDGRPPGHQLARGISAFQRNTAPHVRGELARLAREGQRPSQLFLTCADSRLVTSMITSSGPGDLFVVRNVGNLVPLPGAESRDDSVAAAIEYAVDVLKVRSITVCGHSGCGAMQALLNTPPGGAQTPLRRWLKHGMPSLERMAAHDADKTWARLAGRAPADTVEQLCLTNVVQQLEHLRGHEAVARRMAEGALELHGMYFHVGEAQAYLLTEGQDEVFDQVTPAQEDEPSARVQV; this is encoded by the coding sequence ATGACCGCTTTTGTCCCCGCCCACGCCACCGACTCGACTCACGCCTCACACGACCACGAGCCCCACGGCCCGCCGTCCGGCAAGAACAGCCGGTTCCGCAGGTTCCGCATCTCCGGCGCCGACCTCTCCGCGTCGATCGCCGTCTTCCTGATCGCCCTGCCGCTCTCCCTCGGCATCGCGCTCGCCACCGGAGCACCGCTCCAGGCAGGGCTCGTCGCCGCCGCCGTCGGCGGACTCGTCGCCGGACGGCTCGGCGGATCACCGCTCCAGGTGAGCGGCCCCGCCGCCGGCCTCACGGTCGTCACCGCCGACCTCATCCAGCGCTACGGATGGCGCACCACCTGCGCCATCACCGTCCTCGCCGGATGCGCCCAACTCGGCCTCGGCTGCCTGCGCGTGGCCCGCTCCGCGCTCGCCGTCAGCCCCGCCATCGTGCACGGCATGCTCGCCGGCATCGGTGTCGCCATCGCCGTCGCCCAGCTGCACATCGTGCTCGGCGGCACCCCGCAGAGCTCCGTGCCGGACAACCTCCGCGCGCTGCCCGCCCAGTTGGCCGATCTGCACCTGGCCGACCTGTCGATCAGCCTTCTGACACTGGCGATCCTGCTCGCCTGGCCACGGATTCCGGGACGCCCGGGGAGAGTCCTGCGCGTCGTGCCGGCCCCGCTCGTCGCCGTCGCGGGGGCGACCGTCTGCGCCTGTGTCGCCGGACTCAGCCTCGCCAAGGTCGACCTGCCGTCGTGGCGCAGTCACGCGCTGGCCGGGCTCCCGGAAGGCCCCGTGCTCGGGATCGTCGCCGCCGTGCTCACCGTCACGCTGGTGTGCGGGGTGCAGTCGCTGCTCGGCGCGGTCGCCGTGGACAAGCTCACCTCCCGGCGGGCCGCGGGGCAGTCCCGCGTCGGCCGCTCCGATCTCGACCGGGAGCTGCTCGGGCAGGGCGCCGCCAATGTCGTCTCCGGCGCGCTCGGCGGGCTGCCGGTCGCCGGGGTCGCGGTGCGCAGCGTGGCCAATGTGCGGGCGGGCGCCGTCAGCAGGAACTCCACAATGCTGCACGGCGTTTGGGTAGTAGTAGCCGCCCTGCTGCTCGTCCCCGCCCTGGAGCTGATCCCGCTCGCCGCGCTCGCCGCCCTGGTGATGGCCGTCGGCATCCAAATGGTGAGCCTGAACCACATCCGCACCATCACCCGCCACCGCGAGATCCTCGTCTACGCGATCACAACACTCGGCGTGGTCTTCCTGGGCGTGCTCGAAGGCGTGGCCCTCGGCGTCGCCGTCGCCGTGACCGTCGCGCTGCACCGCCTCGCCCGGACCCGGATCACACACGCCGAGGAGGACGACGTCCACCACGTCCGCGTGCGCGGACAGTTGACGTTCCTCGCGGTGCCGAGGCTCAGCAGGGCGCTGCATCTCGTACCCCAAGGAGCGGCCACGATCGTCGAGTTGGACGGCTCTTTCATGGACCATGCCGCGTACGAGGCGCTGCAGTGTTGGCAGGAAGCGCACACCGCGCAGGGCGGCAGAGTCGAGGTGACCGGGCGCGCGGGGACGCGGATCGCCGAGCCCGCGAGCACGTCGCACTCCTGCTGCCGCCCCTGGACGGCTTGGCGCAACCACCACTGCGACCGCCCCGAGGAGACACCGGGCGACGGGCGGCCCCCCGGGCATCAACTGGCCCGCGGCATCAGCGCGTTCCAGCGGAACACGGCCCCGCATGTGCGGGGCGAGCTGGCCCGCCTCGCACGTGAGGGGCAGCGCCCCTCACAGCTCTTCCTGACCTGTGCCGACTCCCGGCTCGTCACGTCGATGATCACGTCGAGCGGCCCCGGCGACCTCTTCGTCGTACGCAATGTCGGCAATCTGGTGCCGCTGCCGGGTGCCGAGAGCAGGGACGACTCGGTGGCCGCGGCGATCGAGTACGCCGTGGACGTGCTGAAGGTGCGGTCCATCACCGTGTGCGGGCACTCCGGGTGCGGGGCGATGCAGGCCCTGCTCAACACGCCGCCCGGCGGCGCCCAGACGCCCCTGCGGCGGTGGCTGAAGCACGGGATGCCGAGCCTTGAGCGCATGGCGGCGCACGACGCCGACAAGACCTGGGCCCGGCTTGCGGGGCGGGCGCCCGCGGACACGGTCGAGCAGCTCTGTCTGACCAATGTGGTGCAGCAGTTGGAGCATCTGCGCGGCCATGAGGCGGTGGCCCGGCGGATGGCCGAGGGCGCGCTCGAACTGCACGGGATGTACTTCCACGTAGGTGAGGCGCAGGCCTATCTGCTGACCGAGGGTCAGGACGAGGTCTTCGACCAGGTGACACCGGCCCAGGAGGACGAGCCATCTGCCCGAGTACAGGTCTAA
- a CDS encoding HAD family phosphatase, which produces MLGLVENHSLPRTAAFFDLDKTVIAKSSTLTFSKSFYQGGLINRRAVLRTAYAQFVFLAGGADHDQMERMREYLSALCRGWNVQQVKEIVAETLHDLIDPIIYDEAASLIEEHHTAGRDVVIVSTSGAEVVEPIGELLGADRVVATRMVVGDDGCFTGEVEYYAYGPTKAAAIKELAVSEGYDLDRCHAYSDSVTDIPMLESVGHPHAVNPDRALRREAVSRGWPILDFHRPVRLKERRQKPSRPALVAVAAVGAAAATAGLVWFASRRRTPRARFTLI; this is translated from the coding sequence ATGCTCGGGCTCGTGGAAAACCACTCCTTGCCTCGCACAGCCGCCTTCTTTGACCTGGACAAGACGGTCATTGCGAAGTCGAGCACTCTCACCTTCAGCAAGTCGTTCTACCAAGGCGGCCTGATCAACCGCAGGGCGGTACTCCGGACCGCCTATGCGCAGTTCGTCTTCCTCGCCGGCGGCGCCGATCACGACCAGATGGAGCGGATGCGCGAGTACCTGTCCGCGCTCTGCCGCGGATGGAACGTGCAGCAGGTCAAGGAGATCGTCGCCGAGACACTGCACGACCTGATCGACCCGATCATCTACGACGAGGCCGCGTCCCTCATCGAGGAGCACCACACCGCGGGCCGCGACGTCGTCATCGTCTCCACATCGGGCGCCGAGGTCGTCGAGCCGATCGGGGAACTCCTGGGCGCGGACCGGGTGGTCGCCACCCGAATGGTCGTGGGCGACGACGGATGCTTCACGGGCGAGGTGGAGTACTACGCCTACGGCCCCACCAAGGCGGCCGCCATCAAGGAGCTCGCGGTCTCCGAGGGGTACGACCTCGACCGCTGCCACGCCTACAGCGACTCGGTGACCGACATCCCGATGCTGGAGTCCGTCGGGCATCCGCACGCGGTCAATCCCGATCGTGCGCTGCGCCGCGAGGCCGTCTCGCGCGGGTGGCCGATTCTCGACTTCCACCGTCCGGTGCGGCTCAAGGAGCGGCGGCAGAAGCCGTCCCGTCCGGCGCTCGTGGCGGTGGCCGCGGTGGGCGCGGCGGCTGCCACCGCGGGTCTCGTCTGGTTCGCCAGCAGGCGCCGGACACCCCGCGCCCGATTCACCCTTATTTGA
- a CDS encoding TadA family conjugal transfer-associated ATPase — MSAVVGARMLDGVRQWLAESGTEPTPARVAEALRAQGRVLGDAEVLGAAAQLRSELVGAGPLESLLADASVTDVLVSAPDRVWVDRGGGLELTTVSFEDAAAVRRLAQRLAAVAGRRLDDARPWVDARLPDGTRLHAVLPPVAVGSTCLSLRVVRPKAFTLAELVAAGTVPPGGDRVLRALLDARLSYLISGGTGSGKTTLLSALLGLVGPGERIVLAEDSAELRPDHPHVVRLEARPANQEGTGQVGLDDLVRQALRMRPDRLVVGEVRGAEVVHLLAALNTGHEGGCGTVHANAAGDVPARLEALGTAAGLDRAALHSQLAAALSVVLHLVRDRTGRRRIAEVHVLERDPSGFVMTVPALRWGERSFVRERGWERLDGLLGGAR, encoded by the coding sequence ATGAGCGCCGTCGTCGGGGCCAGGATGCTGGACGGAGTGCGCCAGTGGCTCGCCGAGAGCGGCACCGAGCCGACCCCGGCCCGGGTCGCCGAGGCGCTCCGGGCCCAGGGCAGGGTGCTCGGCGACGCTGAAGTCCTCGGCGCGGCCGCACAGTTGCGCTCGGAGCTGGTGGGCGCCGGGCCACTGGAGTCCTTGCTCGCGGACGCCTCGGTGACCGATGTGCTGGTGTCCGCTCCCGACCGGGTGTGGGTGGACAGGGGCGGCGGCCTGGAGCTGACCACCGTGTCCTTCGAGGACGCGGCGGCGGTGCGGCGGCTCGCACAGCGGCTCGCGGCCGTGGCGGGGCGACGACTCGACGACGCGAGGCCCTGGGTGGACGCACGGCTCCCGGACGGCACCCGCCTCCACGCGGTACTGCCACCGGTCGCCGTCGGCTCGACCTGTCTCTCCTTGCGCGTCGTACGTCCCAAGGCCTTCACCCTCGCGGAACTGGTCGCGGCGGGCACGGTGCCGCCGGGCGGGGACCGGGTGCTGCGGGCGCTGCTCGACGCGAGGCTCTCGTACCTGATCAGTGGCGGGACGGGCTCCGGCAAGACGACGCTGCTGAGCGCGCTGCTCGGCTTGGTCGGGCCGGGGGAGCGGATCGTGCTCGCTGAGGACTCTGCGGAGTTGCGCCCCGACCACCCGCATGTGGTGCGCCTGGAGGCCAGGCCCGCGAATCAGGAGGGCACTGGACAGGTTGGCTTGGACGACTTGGTGCGGCAGGCCCTGCGGATGCGGCCCGACCGGCTCGTCGTGGGCGAGGTGCGGGGCGCCGAAGTGGTCCATCTGCTGGCCGCGCTGAACACGGGCCATGAAGGCGGTTGCGGCACGGTGCATGCCAACGCGGCGGGGGATGTGCCCGCGCGGCTTGAGGCACTGGGGACGGCGGCGGGGCTCGACCGGGCGGCGCTGCACAGCCAGTTGGCGGCCGCGCTGTCCGTGGTCCTCCATCTCGTACGGGACCGGACAGGGCGGCGGCGGATCGCCGAGGTGCATGTCCTGGAGCGGGACCCGTCGGGCTTCGTGATGACCGTGCCGGCGCTGCGGTGGGGCGAGCGTTCCTTCGTACGGGAGCGCGGCTGGGAGCGGCTTGACGGGCTCCTCGGGGGTGCGAGGTGA